The DNA segment GTGAAAACAATATGGTGTTATATGCCTCCAACGTTTTTGTTAAAAACTGGGTGGAAACTCATTATCTTGAATTAATCAGCCGTTTAGCCCAGCAATTTTCTGGCAATGCGGATTTTAGTGTGAAAGTGCAAGAAGGTTCAAAACCTGCAATGCGTAAAACCACACCGCCACCTGCTGCCGCTCAGAATAATGCTCCAGCGCAGCCAAGCGAGCAAAAAACCAGCTATCGTTCTAACTTAAATACCAAGCACATTTTTGAAAACTTTGTAGAGGGGAAATCCAACCAACTGGCCCGAGCCGTGGCGCAAAAAGTGGCGATTAACCCTGGGGAGCAAAGCGCCAATCCGCTATTTCTTTACGGTGGCACAGGGCTTGGTAAAACCCACTTATTACACGCTGTGGGCAATGGGATTTTAACCACCAAGCCTGAAGCGCGCGTGATCTATATTCACGCCGAACGTTTTATGCAAGAGTATGTCCGCGCCTTGCAAGAAGACAAAATGGAAAACTTCAAAAAATTCTACCGCACTTTAGATGCCTTGCTGATTGATGATATTCAATTCTTCGCTGGCAAAGATGGCACGCAAGAAGAATTTTTCCATATTTTCAACTCCTTATTTGAAAGCAGTCGGCAAATTATCTTAACCTCAGACCGCTATCCAAAAGAGATAGAGAAGATCGAAGATCGCTTAAAATCCCGTTTTGGCTGGGGGTTAAGTGTTGCCATTGAGCCGCCAGAGCTTGAAACTCGTGTCGCCATTTTATTGAAGAAAGCGGAAGAAAAAAATATGCGCTTACCAGAAGAAGTGGCGCTGTTTATCGGTGAGAAATTACGCACCAACGTGCGTGAATTAGAAGGCGCGCTCAACCGCGTACACGCGAATGCGGAATTTACCGGCAAGCCGATTACTATTGACTTTGTGCGCGAAACCCTCAAAGATATGCTGGCGTTGCAAGAAAAATTAGTAACGGTGGAAAATATCCAAAAAGTAGTGGCGGAATATTACCGCATCAAAGTGGCAGATCTTAAATCGAAAAGCCGCGCCCGATCCGTGGCTCGCCCACGCCAAATTGCAATGGCGCTGTCGCGTGAACTCACCAACCGCAGTTTCCCTGAAATTGGCAGCAGCTTTGGTGATCGCGATCATACTACCGTGTTGCACGCTTGTCGCAGTGTGGATAAACTCAAACAACAAGATCCAAGCATTCAAGAAGATTGGTCTAATTTAATCCGAACCTTATCAGCTTAAGGACGCAACTATGCAATTTACTGTATCAAGAGAAAATCTGTTAAAACCTTTACAACAAGTATGTGGCGTATTAGGCAGCCGCCCAACCTTACCAGTATTAAGCAATGTATTGCTCAACATTAGTGGGCAAACGCTAACAATGACTGGAACGGATATGGAAGTAGAGCTTTCAACCCAAGCGCAATTAAATAGCGCAACACAAGATGGGCGCTTTACTATTCCAGCGAAAAAATTTCTTGATATTTGCCGTAGTTTTCCTGATGGCTCAGACATTACCGTGAGTTTTGAAGAAGAAAGAGCATTAGTTCATTGTGGACGCAGTAAATTTAACCTCACCACACTGCCTGCCGATGAGTATCCGAATCTCATTGACTGGCAAGCCGAAGTGGATTTCACCACCACCCAAGCCACCTTACGCCGTTTAATTGATGCCACCCAATTTTCGATGGCAAACCAAGATGTGCGTTATTTCCTAAATGGAATGAAATTTGAAACTGAAGGAAATTTAATCCGCACCGTAGCCACAGACGGACACCGCCTTGCCGTTTGCACCATTGCCTTAGAGCAAGATTTACAAATTCATTCTGTTATTTTGCCACGCAAAGGGGTGCTTGAACTGGCTCGTTTGCTTGAAGCCAATGATTCGCCTGCACAAGTACAAATCGGCACGAATAATCTGCGCATTGATTTAGGGCAAATTATCTTCACCTCAAAATTAATTGATGGCCCATTCCCTGATTATCGCCGCGTGCTACCACGCAATGCGCAACGTATTATGGTAGGTGATTGGGAAAGCCTAAAACAAGCCTTTGCCCGCGCAGCTATTTTGTCCAACGATAAAGTTCGCACCGTGCGTTTACAGCTTGCAGGAAATCAACTTACCATTACAGCAAGCAACTCAGAACAAGAACAAGCCGAAGAAGTGATCGATATTCAATATGAAGGCGATGAATTAGAAGTGGGCTTCAACGTGAGCTATTTGCTCGACGTGCTAAATGCACTCAAATGTAAGCAAGTGCGTATGCGCTTAACAGACGCCTCATCAAGCTGTTTAATTGAAGATGTGGACGATAACAGCGCAGAATATGTGATTATGCCGATGCGTTTATAATCTATGGCAATTTCACGCTTAACTGTTGAAAACTTTCGCAATTTAACCGCCGTGGATCTGGAATTTGACCACGGCTTTAACTTTTTAGTAGGCAACAATGGCAGTGGCAAAACCAGCTTGCTTGAAGCCATTTTTTATCTTGCTCACGGACGCTCTTTTAAAAGTGCGGTGGCAAATCGCATCATTTCTTACGAACAGCCCCACTTCACCCTGTATGGCAAAATTCAAGAGCAACAGCATCAATGGTCAGTGGGTTTGCAAAAACACCGTCAAGGTAACACGCAGGTTAAAATTAACGGTGAAGAAGCGAAAAAAATAGCTGATCTTGCCCATTTATTGCCAATGCAAATGATCACCCCCGAAGGCCTCACCTTGCTTAACGGCGGCCCAAGCTACCGCCGCGCTTTTTTAGATTGGGGATTGTTTCACCATCACAGTCAATTTCACCCCGTGTGGAGCCAGCTTAACCGCTTATTAAAGCAACGCAACGCCGCTTTGCAACAAGCCTTTCGCTACGAACATATTCATATTTGGGATAAAGAACTGGTCAATCTCGCCAACCAAGTGAGCCAATGGCGTGCCGATTATGCCGAAGCCTTACGCCCTGAAATTGAGCGCACTTGCCAACTGTTTCTACCTGAACTAGAAATCAGCGTGAGCTTCCACCAAGGTTGGGACAAAAATAGCGATTACGCCGAGTTATTACGGCAAAATTTTGAGCGTGATCGTGCCATTGGCTACACCGTATCTGGCCCACAAAAAGCCGATTTTCGCTTTAAAGCCAATGGATTACCCGTAGAAGATGTGCTTTCGCGCGGACAACTAAAACTGCTAATGTGCGCCTTGCGTTTGGCACAGGGAGAGCACTTAACCCAACAAAAAGATCGCCATTGCATTTTCTTAATTGACGATTTCGCGTCTGAATTAGATAAAACCAAACGCGCCTTACTTGCCGAACGCTTACAACAAAGTGGCTCACAAGTATTTGTGAGCGCAATCACTCACAACCAACTCAAAGAAATGCAACCCGAAAAACACCGCACTTTTAGCGTGCAAAATGGTGTACTAACAGAAAAATCGTAATATTCTTTCTTTTTTTCAACAGATTACGCAAATCAGACATCACTTCTTCGTGCGAATAGGTTTTGATTTTACCGCTTCAAATATCTTACAAAAAACCTTGTTCTTCCATCAAAGAATGTTCAAATGAAGATAAAATTTCTCGTTCATATACTGATGACGGTTGCTGCAGCTCGCGATCTCTCATTATTTTCATATAAAGTGCGGTGCGTTTTTCTTCTCTTTTTTGGAAAATTCTGCAAAATCTCACCGCACTTGTGCTGGTGTTCTGTCAAT comes from the Avibacterium avium genome and includes:
- the dnaN gene encoding DNA polymerase III subunit beta, producing MQFTVSRENLLKPLQQVCGVLGSRPTLPVLSNVLLNISGQTLTMTGTDMEVELSTQAQLNSATQDGRFTIPAKKFLDICRSFPDGSDITVSFEEERALVHCGRSKFNLTTLPADEYPNLIDWQAEVDFTTTQATLRRLIDATQFSMANQDVRYFLNGMKFETEGNLIRTVATDGHRLAVCTIALEQDLQIHSVILPRKGVLELARLLEANDSPAQVQIGTNNLRIDLGQIIFTSKLIDGPFPDYRRVLPRNAQRIMVGDWESLKQAFARAAILSNDKVRTVRLQLAGNQLTITASNSEQEQAEEVIDIQYEGDELEVGFNVSYLLDVLNALKCKQVRMRLTDASSSCLIEDVDDNSAEYVIMPMRL
- the dnaA gene encoding chromosomal replication initiator protein DnaA, whose protein sequence is MKTTLASLWQDCLSQLQDQVSPTDFSTWLRPLQADIVGENNMVLYASNVFVKNWVETHYLELISRLAQQFSGNADFSVKVQEGSKPAMRKTTPPPAAAQNNAPAQPSEQKTSYRSNLNTKHIFENFVEGKSNQLARAVAQKVAINPGEQSANPLFLYGGTGLGKTHLLHAVGNGILTTKPEARVIYIHAERFMQEYVRALQEDKMENFKKFYRTLDALLIDDIQFFAGKDGTQEEFFHIFNSLFESSRQIILTSDRYPKEIEKIEDRLKSRFGWGLSVAIEPPELETRVAILLKKAEEKNMRLPEEVALFIGEKLRTNVRELEGALNRVHANAEFTGKPITIDFVRETLKDMLALQEKLVTVENIQKVVAEYYRIKVADLKSKSRARSVARPRQIAMALSRELTNRSFPEIGSSFGDRDHTTVLHACRSVDKLKQQDPSIQEDWSNLIRTLSA
- the recF gene encoding DNA replication/repair protein RecF (All proteins in this family for which functions are known are DNA-binding proteins that assist the filamentation of RecA onto DNA for the initiation of recombination or recombinational repair.), which encodes MAISRLTVENFRNLTAVDLEFDHGFNFLVGNNGSGKTSLLEAIFYLAHGRSFKSAVANRIISYEQPHFTLYGKIQEQQHQWSVGLQKHRQGNTQVKINGEEAKKIADLAHLLPMQMITPEGLTLLNGGPSYRRAFLDWGLFHHHSQFHPVWSQLNRLLKQRNAALQQAFRYEHIHIWDKELVNLANQVSQWRADYAEALRPEIERTCQLFLPELEISVSFHQGWDKNSDYAELLRQNFERDRAIGYTVSGPQKADFRFKANGLPVEDVLSRGQLKLLMCALRLAQGEHLTQQKDRHCIFLIDDFASELDKTKRALLAERLQQSGSQVFVSAITHNQLKEMQPEKHRTFSVQNGVLTEKS